The sequence below is a genomic window from Candidatus Acidiferrales bacterium.
CAGACGAACGATGCGACAAATGGGAAGCAGGAGCGTGCCGCAGGGTTGCAAGCCCCGCGCGGAAATTTTCGCGCCCCGCCGCAATGCACGATGCCTATTCGGGCCCACTCCTGCGACTTTGTGAAGCGCAGAATTCGGCTCGACTGTAAGGGCAAGAACGATGCCCATTGGATGTGCAGCCGCTTGTCACTCATCACTTGCCACTTATCATTCATCACTTGTCACTCGTCACTGCCTTATTCGTACCGCAGCGCGACCATCGGATCGAGCCGCGACGCGCGTCGCGCCGGAATGAAGCTCGCCGCGAATCCGATCGCCGCAAGCAGAACGACCGCAGCCGCCAGCGTCAGCGGGTCGCGCGCCTTCAGCCCGAAGAGCAGCGAACTCGCCGCCTTGCTGCCCGCCAGCGTCAGCCCCACGCCCACGACGACGCCAATCGCAATCAGCACGCCGACTTCGCCCAAAATCATGCGAATCACGCCTCCGCGCTGCGCGCCGAGCGCCATGCGTATGCCGATTTCGTTTGTCCGCTGCGCGACCGTGTAGGAAATCACGCCGTACAATCCAATCGCCGCCAGCAGCACCGCGAGCACGCCGAAAAATCCGCACAGCGTGGCCATCAGCTCATCCTGCGTGAGCGTGTTGCGAATCTGCGTGGTCAACATCTTGAACTGAATATCAATCACCGGGTTGACTCCCACGATGGCATCCTTGACGGCGTTGGGCAGTCCGGTCATACCGCCGCGCGAACGAATCAGGAAGGTCGCGCCGGAGTCGATAAATGGCGGCTCGAGCTGCGCGAACGGAAAATACATCACCGCGCTGATGGTCTCGTGCATGTCGTCATAGACGGAGTCCTTCACCACGCCGACAACCTGATAGATGCGCGGAGGCTTCCCCGGATCGTTCCACACGCGAAAGGTCTGGCCAATCGGGTTTGGCGCAGCGGTCAGAAACTTTTTCGCAAATGTCTGATTCACGATGGCCACTTTCGGCGAGGTGGCTGTGTCGTCATCGTTGAAATCGCGGCCCGCAACGATGGGAATTTTCAGCGTCGCGAAATAGCCCGGGCTGTCGAAATCTTCATACGAAACCATGCCTTCGTGATGATTCCCGTCTTTGTCGAGAATCCAGTCGTTGCTTTGGTTGCCGCTCATCGGTGAGCGCATCGACGCTCCCGCTGCCGCAACGCCCGGAACGGCGCGGATATGTTCGATCAGATTGCGAACATACTGCGTCCGCTGGGCGTCCGCAATGTTGGCGCGCGTGTAATCAACGTTGGCAACGAGCACGCCGTTTTGCTGAAAGCCCGGATCGCGGGTCATCAGGTTGCGCAAGCTGCGCGCGAAGAGCAGCGCTCCGGCCAGCAGCACGAGCGAGAGCGCCACCTGCGACGCCACCAGCACGCGCTGCAAACGGAAGCGCTCGCGCCCGGCAGTCATCCCGCGCCCGCCCGTCTTCAAGACCGAGCCCGGCAGCACGCGTCCTGCGCGCAAAGCAGGCGCCAGCCCAAAAAGCACGGTCGTCAGAATGGCCAGCCCCGCCGCAAATCCGAGCACGCGCCAATCCGTCGGCATGTCGAGAAAAACCGGATTACCCGGCGTGCTGATGAACGCGATCAGAAAATGACTCAGGCCCGACGCCAGAAATCCTCCGAGAATCGCGCCGGAAAAAGCCAGCACCGCGCTTTCCGAAAGCATCTGCCGAATCAATCGTGAGCGCGACGCTCCCAAAGCCAGCCGCACGGCGACTTCGCGTTCGCGGCCGCTGGCCCGCGCCAGCAGCAGATTCGCCAGATTTGCGCACGCAATCAGCAAAACCAATCCCGATAGCCCAAGAAGCAAAAACAGCGGCTCGGAGGAATCGCGCCGCATCTGCGAAAATCCGTTGGCCGCGGGTTGCGCTTCGATCTTGTAGGCAAGATAGTGCTTCACGCCGTCCGGGTCATATTGCGGCGGAATGGTTTCCTGCAACGATGCCGGCGTAATCACCGCAAGCTGTGCAGCCGCGCGCTTCAAATCCCAGCCCGGCTTGAGCCTGCCGATGATGGAAAGCCACCAGTCCTCGCGCGTCCGCGGGCCCGTGATTCGGCTGAATTCGCTGCGCAGAATCGGCTCGGCGCAAACCGTGAGCGCCACATCGAAGCGGTCGCCAACGGAGACACCATAAAAGCTAGGAGGCGTGACGCCAAGGATGGGAAACGAGTGCCCGTCCAGCGTCAGCATCTTGCCGATGACCGACGCGTCCCCGCCATACCGCTTCTGCCAGAATTCATAGCTGATGTCGGCCGCGCCCGAACATCCCGCAGGATCCTCCGCCGGTGAAATCAGCCGTCCGAGAACGGGCTCG
It includes:
- a CDS encoding ABC transporter permease; translated protein: MGNLLQDLRYGLRMLAKSPAFAAVAIFTLALGVGANAAIFQLIDAVRLRTLPVKDPDTLTIVHLNMNHWGSGSFNGAYANFTYPLWQQVEERQEAFSSIAAWSQEQDNLANGGEVDNAHVLWVSGEFFRVLGIEPVLGRLISPAEDPAGCSGAADISYEFWQKRYGGDASVIGKMLTLDGHSFPILGVTPPSFYGVSVGDRFDVALTVCAEPILRSEFSRITGPRTREDWWLSIIGRLKPGWDLKRAAAQLAVITPASLQETIPPQYDPDGVKHYLAYKIEAQPAANGFSQMRRDSSEPLFLLLGLSGLVLLIACANLANLLLARASGREREVAVRLALGASRSRLIRQMLSESAVLAFSGAILGGFLASGLSHFLIAFISTPGNPVFLDMPTDWRVLGFAAGLAILTTVLFGLAPALRAGRVLPGSVLKTGGRGMTAGRERFRLQRVLVASQVALSLVLLAGALLFARSLRNLMTRDPGFQQNGVLVANVDYTRANIADAQRTQYVRNLIEHIRAVPGVAAAGASMRSPMSGNQSNDWILDKDGNHHEGMVSYEDFDSPGYFATLKIPIVAGRDFNDDDTATSPKVAIVNQTFAKKFLTAAPNPIGQTFRVWNDPGKPPRIYQVVGVVKDSVYDDMHETISAVMYFPFAQLEPPFIDSGATFLIRSRGGMTGLPNAVKDAIVGVNPVIDIQFKMLTTQIRNTLTQDELMATLCGFFGVLAVLLAAIGLYGVISYTVAQRTNEIGIRMALGAQRGGVIRMILGEVGVLIAIGVVVGVGLTLAGSKAASSLLFGLKARDPLTLAAAVVLLAAIGFAASFIPARRASRLDPMVALRYE